Proteins found in one Miscanthus floridulus cultivar M001 chromosome 4, ASM1932011v1, whole genome shotgun sequence genomic segment:
- the LOC136551461 gene encoding uncharacterized protein, whose translation MGSVIGTAASGLGSLVGNVISSPFNGVSCERVCSGTWDLLCFIEHLCVTSVLKFILAVILVLIVLYVFYLLCKLGVVKCLAKNACKLVYMPCWGGCRLLRHLWRKVRDTERVYRGRRCQRRQPDIELGDLSITSSYDDYRGSSSPSSDSHYSGHLRGGGAAAAGRSSRWESSSSSVRGRRKDRLRQSLRPRRASSKVEHAMRISRESESERRHPHHPHSIGARRKEASSLHDKWLDGSS comes from the exons ATGGGCTCTGTCATCGGCACGGCGGCGAGCGGCCTCGGCTCGCTCGTCGGGAACGTCATCTCGTCGCCGTTCAACGGTGTCTCCTGCGA GCGCGTTTGCTCGGGGACATGGGACCTGCTCTGCTTCATCGAGCATCTCTGCGTCACAAGCGTGCTCAAGTTCATCTTGGCTGTCATACTCGTCCTCATCG TGCTCTACGTCTTTTATCTCCTATGCAAGCTAGGCGTGGTCAAGTGCCTGGCCAAGAACGCCTGCAAGCTGGTGTACATGCCCTGCTGGGGCGGCTGCCGCCTGCTCCGCCACCTCTGGCGCAAGGTGCGCGACACCGAGCGAGTGTACCGCGGCCGGCGCTGCCAACGGCGCCAGCCCGACATCGAGTTGGGGGACCTCAGCATTACGAGCAGCTACGACGACTACAGGggctcgtcgtcgccgtcgtcggacTCCCATTACAGTGGCCACCTCCGTGGTGGCGGGGCCGCCGCGGCGGGCAGGTCGTCCAGGTgggagtcgtcgtcgtcgtcggtgcgGGGGAGGAGGAAGGACAGGCTTCGGCAGTCCCTGCGGCCGAGGAGGGCCAGCTCCAAGGTGGAGCACGCCATGAGAATAAGccgtgagagtgagagtgagcgcCGGCACCCCCATCATCCCCATTCGATCGGGGCCAGGAGGAAGGAGGCCTCGTCCCTTCACGACAAATGGCTCGACGGCTCATCGTGA
- the LOC136548471 gene encoding two-component response regulator ORR7-like — MAPVLGQTKVALLPGMRSSKYRVTAVDSGKRALEILGSEPNVSMIITDYWMPEMTGYDLLKKVKESSKLKQIPVVIMSSENVPTRCLEVGAEDFLLKPVRPSDISRITTRMLLH; from the exons ATGGCTCCGGTGCTGGGCCAAACGAAGGTGGCGTTGCTCCCCGGCATGAGGAGCTCCAAGTACAGAG TAACTGCGGTTGACAGCGGGAAGAGGGCGCTGGAGATTCTGGGCTCG GAGCCGAAtgtgagcatgatcatcacagaCTACTGGATGCCAGAGATGACCGGCTACGACCTGCTCAAGAAGGTCAAG GAGtcttcgaagctgaagcagatccCAGTGGTGATCATGTCCTCCGAGAACGTGCCCACCAG ATGCCTGGAGGTAGGCGCGGAGGACTTCCTGCTGAAGCCCGTCAGGCCGTCCGACATCTCCCGCATAACCACCAGGATGCTGCTGCACTGA